A region from the Vanessa tameamea isolate UH-Manoa-2023 chromosome 3, ilVanTame1 primary haplotype, whole genome shotgun sequence genome encodes:
- the LOC113397206 gene encoding glycine receptor subunit alphaZ1 isoform X1 yields the protein MIPCIWPTTFFFLIWLCNDVTSKRNHTLKPRVVLPENYVKEIRPPSRKGQPVVVEFSIYVVDVNSINVEDMDFRVDMFIRQTWRETRLQLPEDIFEEGDDHVTLPPEFFDNLWHPDPYFLNSKVTGGACHFCHQSAEIAELTHKFSSVTLYRNQTVRYAARMHAIIACQMEFQLYPMDIQSCPIYIESFSYSNQKVRFKWSDAGVTINPELKLLQYHIGEPLRLEETNGYMIDKDGNYSRLVVYFRFERQIGHHLIQTFAPSSLVVMLSWFSFWLDLDAIPGRVTLLVTCMLTLVTMFTGLRADIPPVAYVKALDLWMAGCMMFVFAALGEFVVVKVLDKQYQMNKSKAQESMPRIIPVRLNGEKGSCGTVAAWEGSAVRCRKVDLTSPTSPPATTPAVHPAPGAPTHLVGVERRQSILQVAWLDADTGQERVLWREIDKLSRVVFPALFLLFVTMYWPVLLLKTKASS from the exons gttGTGCAATGACGTAACATCGAAGAGGAATCACACGCTGAAACCACGAGTTGTTTTGCCCGAGAACTATGTTAAAG AAATCCGGCCACCTTCTCGGAAAGGTCAACCAGTCGTCGTTGAATTCAGTATATACGTTGTGGACGTCAACTCTATTAACGTTGAAGATATGGACTTCAG agtcGATATGTTTATAAGACAAACCTGGCGTGAAACTAGATTGCAGCTGCCAGAAGATATATTCGAAGAAGGCGACGACCATGTGACGTTGCCGCCAGAATTCTTCGACAACCTCTGGCACCCCGATCCTTACTTCCTTAATTCTAAAGTAACAG gaggAGCTTGCCACTTTTGTCACCAATCAGCTG AAATAGCCGAATTGACGCACAAATTCTCGTCGGTAACCTTATACAGAAATCAGACGGTGAGGTACGCGGCCAGAATGCACGCAATCATCGCCTGCCAAATGGAATTTCAACTCTATCCCATGGACATACAGTCCTGTCCGATATACATCGAAAGTT TTTCGTACAGCAATCAGAAGGTGAGATTTAAATGGAGCGACGCTGGTGTTACTATTAATCCTGAACTAAAGTTGCTGCAATATCACATTGGTGAACCATTACGGTTGGAAGAAACTAATGGATACATGATTGATAAAGAcg GAAACTACTCCAGATTAGTGGTATACTTCAGGTTCGAACGACAAATTGGCCACCACCTGATCCAAACCTTCGCACCATCTTCTCTTGTTGTCATGTTATCCTGGTTCAGTTTCTGGCTGGACTTGGATGCAATTCCTGGTCGAGTCACCTTACTAGTTACATGCATGTTGACACTTGTGACTATGTTCACCGGACTCAGAGCCGATATACCACCAGTTGCTTATGTGAAG GCTCTTGACCTTTGGATGGCAGGATGCATGATGTTTGTCTTTGCCGCCCTAGGAGAGTTTGTGGTGGTTAAGGTGTTAGATAAACAATATCAGATGAACAAATCCAAAGCGCAAGAATCCATGCCAAGAATCATACCAGTG CGTCTTAATGGCGAGAAAGGATCTTGTGGAACGGTCGCCGCGTGGGAGGGAAGTGCGGTTCGATGTAGGAAGGTGGACCTTACATCGCCTACATCTCCCCCCGCAACAACGCCCGCAGTGCATCCTGCCCCAGGCGCTCCCACACATCTGGTCGGCGTTGAGAGAAGACAAAGCATATTACAG GTTGCTTGGCTAGACGCTGATACAGGTCAAGAAAGAGTGCTGTGGCGTGAAATCGATAAGTTATCCAGGGTTGTATTTCCAGCGCTATTTCTTCTTTTCGTCACGATGTACTGGCCGGTTCTTCTGCTGAAAACTAAAGCTTCATCATAA
- the LOC113397206 gene encoding glycine receptor subunit alphaZ1 isoform X2 gives MIPCIWPTTFFFLIWLCNDVTSKRNHTLKPRVVLPENYVKEIRPPSRKGQPVVVEFSIYVVDVNSINVEDMDFRVDMFIRQTWRETRLQLPEDIFEEGDDHVTLPPEFFDNLWHPDPYFLNSKVTEIAELTHKFSSVTLYRNQTVRYAARMHAIIACQMEFQLYPMDIQSCPIYIESFSYSNQKVRFKWSDAGVTINPELKLLQYHIGEPLRLEETNGYMIDKDGNYSRLVVYFRFERQIGHHLIQTFAPSSLVVMLSWFSFWLDLDAIPGRVTLLVTCMLTLVTMFTGLRADIPPVAYVKALDLWMAGCMMFVFAALGEFVVVKVLDKQYQMNKSKAQESMPRIIPVRLNGEKGSCGTVAAWEGSAVRCRKVDLTSPTSPPATTPAVHPAPGAPTHLVGVERRQSILQVAWLDADTGQERVLWREIDKLSRVVFPALFLLFVTMYWPVLLLKTKASS, from the exons gttGTGCAATGACGTAACATCGAAGAGGAATCACACGCTGAAACCACGAGTTGTTTTGCCCGAGAACTATGTTAAAG AAATCCGGCCACCTTCTCGGAAAGGTCAACCAGTCGTCGTTGAATTCAGTATATACGTTGTGGACGTCAACTCTATTAACGTTGAAGATATGGACTTCAG agtcGATATGTTTATAAGACAAACCTGGCGTGAAACTAGATTGCAGCTGCCAGAAGATATATTCGAAGAAGGCGACGACCATGTGACGTTGCCGCCAGAATTCTTCGACAACCTCTGGCACCCCGATCCTTACTTCCTTAATTCTAAAGTAACAG AAATAGCCGAATTGACGCACAAATTCTCGTCGGTAACCTTATACAGAAATCAGACGGTGAGGTACGCGGCCAGAATGCACGCAATCATCGCCTGCCAAATGGAATTTCAACTCTATCCCATGGACATACAGTCCTGTCCGATATACATCGAAAGTT TTTCGTACAGCAATCAGAAGGTGAGATTTAAATGGAGCGACGCTGGTGTTACTATTAATCCTGAACTAAAGTTGCTGCAATATCACATTGGTGAACCATTACGGTTGGAAGAAACTAATGGATACATGATTGATAAAGAcg GAAACTACTCCAGATTAGTGGTATACTTCAGGTTCGAACGACAAATTGGCCACCACCTGATCCAAACCTTCGCACCATCTTCTCTTGTTGTCATGTTATCCTGGTTCAGTTTCTGGCTGGACTTGGATGCAATTCCTGGTCGAGTCACCTTACTAGTTACATGCATGTTGACACTTGTGACTATGTTCACCGGACTCAGAGCCGATATACCACCAGTTGCTTATGTGAAG GCTCTTGACCTTTGGATGGCAGGATGCATGATGTTTGTCTTTGCCGCCCTAGGAGAGTTTGTGGTGGTTAAGGTGTTAGATAAACAATATCAGATGAACAAATCCAAAGCGCAAGAATCCATGCCAAGAATCATACCAGTG CGTCTTAATGGCGAGAAAGGATCTTGTGGAACGGTCGCCGCGTGGGAGGGAAGTGCGGTTCGATGTAGGAAGGTGGACCTTACATCGCCTACATCTCCCCCCGCAACAACGCCCGCAGTGCATCCTGCCCCAGGCGCTCCCACACATCTGGTCGGCGTTGAGAGAAGACAAAGCATATTACAG GTTGCTTGGCTAGACGCTGATACAGGTCAAGAAAGAGTGCTGTGGCGTGAAATCGATAAGTTATCCAGGGTTGTATTTCCAGCGCTATTTCTTCTTTTCGTCACGATGTACTGGCCGGTTCTTCTGCTGAAAACTAAAGCTTCATCATAA